The following DNA comes from Pseudomonas sp. Tri1.
GTCGAAGACCAGAACCCTTGGCAAGCCAGCCTGGGACTCAATAACGACTACAGCGCCGACACCGAAAAGCTGCGTACGGTCGCGAGCCTGGGCTACAACAACCTCTGGCAACTGGGCCACAGCGTTTCGCTGACCTTCTTCACCGCGCCGCAGGACACCGAGAACGCCCAAGTCTGGTCGGGTTCCTACACCGCGCCGCTGAGTGAACGTTGGAGTGTGCAGTTCTCGGGTTACCAATCCGACAGCAACGTGGCGACCGTCGGCGGCAGCAACGTCTTGGGCAAAGGTCACTCCTACGGGGTGTCGGCGATCTACAGCCTGCCTTCCAGCGGGGCATGGGCCAACAGCTTTTCGGTCGGGGTGGATTTCAAGGATTTCGACGAAGAGCTCAACTTTGGCGGCGCCAGCGACAAGGCACCGCTCAAGTACGCGCCATTCACCTTTGCCTACAACGGCTTTCGCTACACCGAAACCAGCCAGTTGGGCCTGGGCCTGAGCCTGGTGGCGGGTACTCGCAGCCTGCTGGGCTATGGCAGCAACGACGAAGAGTTCGACTACAAGCGCTATCGCGCCAGCCCCAGTTTCGCGGTGCTCAAGGGCGACGGCAATTACACCTTCACCTTCGCCAACGATTGGCAAACCGCCTCCAAGGCCGCCTTCCAGCTCGCCTCCGGGCCGCTGGTTTCCAACGAACAATTCTCCGCCGGTGGCGCCACCTCGGTACGCGGCTATCTGGCCGCCGAGCGCACCGGGGACGACGGCTACCTGCTGTCCCAGGAACTGCGCACACCATCGCTCGCCAAGTTCCTCGGCAGCTACGTCCAAGAGTGGCGCTTCTATGCCTTCGCCGAAGGCGCGCAGTTGTACCTGCGCGACGAACTGCCCGACCAGGAAGCCGATTACAGCCTTGCCAGTATCGGCCTCGGCACCCGCGCGAGCCTGAGCAAATGGCTGTCCGGCAGCCTCGATTGGGGC
Coding sequences within:
- a CDS encoding ShlB/FhaC/HecB family hemolysin secretion/activation protein, producing the protein MEHFFKSRPALWGWLLLAVGGPSAFAAEGGQEAEAAPARLVDVNEYFVRGNTVLDARAIEEAVYPFLGPQRALSDIEGAREALQKAYQARGYQSVFVELPEQKVEDGIVYLQVSETKVGRVRVVGAKHYSPVEIRDDVPALKEGEVPDFAQVQAELAQLNKTPGRQVMPLVREGQRPGTMDVDLQVEDQNPWQASLGLNNDYSADTEKLRTVASLGYNNLWQLGHSVSLTFFTAPQDTENAQVWSGSYTAPLSERWSVQFSGYQSDSNVATVGGSNVLGKGHSYGVSAIYSLPSSGAWANSFSVGVDFKDFDEELNFGGASDKAPLKYAPFTFAYNGFRYTETSQLGLGLSLVAGTRSLLGYGSNDEEFDYKRYRASPSFAVLKGDGNYTFTFANDWQTASKAAFQLASGPLVSNEQFSAGGATSVRGYLAAERTGDDGYLLSQELRTPSLAKFLGSYVQEWRFYAFAEGAQLYLRDELPDQEADYSLASIGLGTRASLSKWLSGSLDWGYPLLDGPNTSKQESRLHFNLQATF